A window of Pectobacterium carotovorum genomic DNA:
TACGTCAACGAAAAGTGTTAGCTGATTTTCACCAGCGTACGGCCAGTGACTTTGTTTTCCAGCAGGGCAGCGGCAACGGCAGGGACATCTTCCAACCCGATTTCCTGCGTAACTTGCTGATAGAACGACTCAGGCAGGATGGCAGCCAGACGCTCCCACGCTTGCTGACGGCGCGCCAGCGGTGCCATCACGGAATCCACGCCTTGCAGACGAACATTACGTAAAATAAATGGCATCACGGTCGTTGGCAGGGCAACACCGCCAGCCAGACCGCACGCGGCGACTGTCGCGTTGTAATCCATCTGCGCCAGCAGCGTCGCCAGCACGTTGTCGCCGACGGTATCTACCGCGCCGGCCCACCGTTGTTTCTCTAGCGGGCGAGGGCTGCCGCTGAATTCGCTGCGATCTAGCACCTGTTTGGCACCCAATTTTTTCAGATAATCAGTATTGTCGGCACGGCCGCTGACGGCAGTAACCTGATAGCCTAGCTCTGCAAGCAGGGCAACTGCCGTACTGCCGACGCCGCCGCTGGCACCCGTCACAATGATGTCGCCGCTTTCTGGGGTGATGCCGCCATCTTCCAGCGCCATCACGCACAGCATCGCAGTAAAGCCTGCGGTGCCAAGAATCATAGCCTTACGCGCATCCAGCGACGCGGGCAGAGGGACCAGCCAATCGCTCTTCACACGCGCCTGTTGTGCCAGGCCGCCCCAGTGGTTTTCACCCACGCCCCACCCTGTCAGGATGACCGACGGCAAACCGATCGTTGTCACTGTGACGCACGGTTCCGACAAAATCGATCCCTGGAATCATCGGGAAGTTACGAATAATTTTGCCTTTGCCGGTAATGGCAAGCGCATCTTTATAGTTAATGCCGGACAAACTGATATCAACAGTTACATCCCCGGCGGGAAGCTGCTCTGCGTCAATCTCGCGAATCTGAGCGTGGGTCAGTCCGTCTGACTGTTCAAGAACTAAAGCCTGCATGGGCTATCTCCTGTAGCAGGATTAAATATGGGGAAGTCATTAACGACTATAGTTACTATAGTTATTACAGGGACTATTTGTTAATAAAGTACAGTTTGTTAATGAAGGTACTATGTTGCTGGCCTATGCGAACTGATAAAAAACAACAAACTCGCTGAAATAACAATTATTTGGAATAGGACACAGGGATGGGATTTACGACCAGATTTTCGATACTCGTGGTATTGCTGACGGTTGTCGCCATTTTTCTTATGCTTTTCAGTAGCATATTTAGCCTCTGTTATTATAGTCAGTTGCGGACTGAGCAACAGCTACGCGAGGTCACGGCCAGTATCGATCAGGCGTTATTAGTGCAATCGCCTGAAAATATCCAATACTGGCTGCCGGGAATGATGAAGACGGCAGGCATTGTTGTGTTGGATATTCAGGATAACGATTCGACCCTCTATTCAATACAGCTGCCCGAGGCCGGTTGGGAACGCACGCACCTCTATCATGAGGTCGAATTTCCGCTGATGCATCATTTGAACATGACGATCGCCTTAAAATATGTCGACCCGCTGATTGGTTTACCGCGGTTCGTGGTGTCGATGCTATCGGTGTTATTGGCTGCGGGTCTGATGCTCCTGATGCTGTATTTCTCCATCTGCTGGCTGCGTTGTCAGGCTGCTGGACAGGAGGAACTGGAAAAACGCGCACAGCGTATTCTCAAAGGTGAGCGTGAGTCGGTTATGCAAGGATCGGTTCGTGAATGGCCGGTCAATACCAGCGGGGCGCTCGATCAACTGTTGTCCGATTTAGTGGAGGCGAGGGAGGAGCGTGGGCGTGTTGATACCTTAATCCGTGCTTTTGCCGCGCAGGATGCTGAAACCGGATTGAATAATCGCCTATTTTTTGATAACCAACTGACCACACAACTGGAAGATGGCGAAGAGGTGGGGACGCACGGCGTTGTCATGATGATTCGCGTACCTGATTTTGAAACCTTGCAAGAAACGCACGGCGATACCAGTGCGCTTCAGGAATACCGTTTCACGCTGATCAACCTGCTGTCGACGTTTGTCATGCGCTATCCCTCTGCGCTGCTGGCGCGTTATTTCAGCAGCGATTTCACCGTATTACTCCCCCATAGCACGCTAAAGGAAGCCACTGCAATTGCCACGCAGCTGGTGAAATCCATCGATATTCTCCCCGCCTGTCCGTTGATCGATCGCGAGGACGTTCTCCACATTGGTATTTGCGCCTATCGCGGCGGTCAAAGCGCTGAGCACGTGATGGAGAGTGTGGAGGACGCGACGCGCAATGCGGTGTTGCAGGGCGGTAACAGCTGGTGTGTATTTGACAGGCAGGTGCCAGACAAAGGGCGCGGCAGCGTGAAATGGCGGACCTTGCTGGAGCAGACGCTGGCGCGCGGCGGTCCGCGGTTGTATCAGAAACCTGCGGTCACCAAAGAGGGCGTGGTACATCATCGTGAAATGATGAGCCGTATTTACGACGGAGAACAGGAACTGCTCGCGGCGGAGTATATGCCGCTGGTTCAACAGCTGGGGCTGGCGGCCAGCTACGATCGGCAGCTTGTGGCGCGAATTATTGATTTGTCAGCGAGCTGGCCCGGAGAAACACTGGCTTTACCGGTAAGTGTGGACTCACTTTTGCAGAAACCTTTCCTGCGCTGGCTGAAAGAAGTCTTACTGCAATGTCCGAAAACGCAGCGTCAGTGCATTTTATTTGAACTTGCAGAGGCAGATGTCTGTCAATATATCGGCCGCCTGCGCCCGGTTCTCAATTTGATCCTGGGATTAGGCTGTCGCCTGGCGGTCACGCAGGCGGGTTTGACGCTGGTCAGTACGACGTACATCAAGTCACTCCCCGTGGAGATCATCAAGCTTCATCCCGGTTTGGTCCGCAGTCTTGAGCGCCGCCCGGAAAATCAGCTGTTTGTACAAAGCTTGACCGAGGCCTGTAAAGGCACGCAAACGCGGGTATTTGCCGCTGGCGTGCGGACCAAAGAGGAGTGGCGGATGCTGTTGGGCAAGGGAGTTTATGGTGGGCAAGGTGATTTTTTTGCCGCATCAGTCTCTGTAACGGATGAGCTGAAAAAATATTCACCGCGGCATCGTGTTTAATATAAACGTCCCGTTCAAATTGACGTAGAATGAGGCGGTTGTTAAATCGGTTAGTGTGTGCTTACGTTAGCGGCAATCCGATTAAATGTTAGATTTTATGTCCTGTGTTAGCGCAATTCTGTCGGGTGGACAGTGGTAAGATGCCTTGCCGCCTGAGGAGAAAGCATGTTGTGCCTTTCTCCCTGACGCCGACGTGCGCAACGCAGACTTATTTTCACCGAAGCAGACCCTTTTCGTGCCTTGTCGCTGCTTCGTGTGGTTGGTAAAGTAGGCGGATTTATTTTTCGCCCCCAGCTTGCAGGATTATCCTTTAGTTATGTTTAAGAAATTTCGTGGCATGTTTTCCAACGACTTGTCCATCGACCTGGGTACCGCCAATACCCTGATTTATGTTAAAGGGCAGGGCATCATACTGAATGAACCCTCTGTGGTTGCGATTCGTCAGGATCGTGCTGGTTCTCAAAAGAGCGTGGCAGCAGTCGGCCATGACGCTAAGCAGATGCTAGGCAGAACCCCTGGAAATATCGTGGCGATTCGCCCGATGAAAGACGGTGTGATTGCCGATTTCCAGGTCACAGAAAAAATGTTGCAGCACTTCATCAAGCAAGTGCATAGCGACAGCTTTATGCGTCCGAGCCCGCGCGTGCTGGTGTGTGTTCCGGTAGGCGCAACGCAGGTTGAGCGTCGTGCCATTCGCGAATCCGCGTTGGGTGCCGGTGCCCGTGAAGTGTTCCTGATTGAAGAGCCGATGGCGGCTGCGATCGGTGCTGGCATGCCAGTATCCGAAGCGACCGGTTCCATGGTTGTGGATATCGGTGGTGGTACCACGGAAGTCGCGGTGATCTCGCTGAACGGCGTGGTGTACTCCTCTTCTGTACGTATTGGTGGTGACCGCTTTGATGAAGCGATCATTAACTACGTTCGCCGTAACTATGGTTCACTGATCGGTGAAGCAACGGCAGAACGTATCAAGCATGAAATCGGCTCCGCTTATCCGGGCGACGAAGTGCTGGAGATTGAAGTGCGCGGCCGTAACCTTGCTGAAGGTGTACCGCGTGGATTCACGTTGAACTCCAACGAAATTCTGGAAGCGCTGCAAGAGCCGTTGACGGGTATCGTCAGTGCGGTTATGGCGGCGTTGGAGCAGTGCCCGCCGGAGCTGGCCTCCGATATTTCCGAGCGCGGTATGGTATTAACCGGCGGCGGCGCGCTGCTGCGTAACCTGGATCGTTTACTGATGGAAGAAACCGGTATTCCGGTTGTGGTGGCTGAAGATCCACTGACCTGTGTTGCCCGTGGCGGCGGCAAGGCGCTGGAAATGATCGACATGCACGGTGGCGATTTGTTCAGCGAGGAGTAATCCTGTCTGGAAAAGGGGGGGGACCTGATGGATGGACGCCTGCGTTTTTCATCTCTCGTGGTTACCCCTTTTTTATTTGCCTGTAGCCCTACGGGGCGCCGCTTTGTGACGTTAAAAATCGCCAGGTGCGATTTGAGGTTGCTGTCGAGGAATACGCAAATTTTATGAAGCCGCTTTTTAGCAGGGGGCCTTCCCTGCAATTACGACTTTTTCTTGCTGTCGTTACCGCGATTGTCGTGATCGTTGCGGACAGTCGGCTCGGTTCGTTCGTCAAAATCAGAACGTATATGGATACCACTGTCAGCCCATTCTACTTTCTGGCGAATGGACCCCGTCAGGTTTTGGACAATATGTCTGCCTCACTGGCAACCCGTGAGCAATTAAGCCTTGAAAATACCGCGCTGCGTCAGGAACTGTTGATGAAAAACAGTGACCTGTTGCTGCTAGGCCAGTTCAAGCAGGAAAATGCGCGGTTACGTGAACTGCTCGGCTCGCCGCTGCGTCAGGATGAGCAGAAAATGGTGACGCAGGTGATGTCCGCCGGAACCGACCCTTACAGCGATCAGGTGGTGATTGATAAAGGTCAGGCGAATGGCGTGTATGAAGGGCAACCGGTCATCAGCGATAAAGGCGTGGTGGGTCAGGTTGTGGCGGTTGGTCAGTTTACCAGTCGGGTTTTGTTGATTTGTGATGTTTCCCACGCGTTGCCGATTCAGGTGCTACGCAATGATATCCGTGTGATTGCCGCCGGTAATGGCTGCGCCGACGATCTGCAACTAGAACACCTGCCTAACAATACCGACATCCGAGTGGGTGACGTGCTGGTCACATCGGGTCTGGGCGGTCGTTTCCCAGAAGGGTATCCCGTTGGTGTTGTGTCATCGGTCAAGGCCGATACGCAGCGAGCCTATACGATTATTCAGGCACGTCCGACTGCGGGGCTACAGCGCCTGCGCTATCTGCTATTACTGTGGGGCGTGGAAAACAACTCCAATACGGCGCTGCCGCCAGCGGAAGTGCATCGGGTTGCCAATGAGCGTCTGATGCAGATGATGCCGCAGGTTTTACCGTCGCCTGACGACATGGGACCACCGCTTCCTCCTGATACCGCTACGCCCACCGCTGAGCCGCAGAGAGGCCGCCAATGAACCGTTATCGCAGGCATGGCAACTGGATTATCTGGCTTTCTTTTCTGATCGCCATGGTTTTGCAGATTATGCCGTGGCCGGATGAAATCTACATGTTTCGCCCCTCCTGGCTGACGCTGTTCCTCATTTACTGGGTGATGGCATTGCCACATCGAGTGAATGTCGGCACAGGATTTATATTAGGTCTGATTATGGACCTGATTCTTGGGTCTACACTGGGAGTACGGGCGCTGGCGATGAGCATTATTGCTTATCTGGTCGCCTTTAAATTCCAGCTATTCAGAAATATGGCGTTATGGCAGCAGGCGTTAATCGTCATGTTGTTGTCGCTGCTGATGGATCTCACGGTATTCTGGGCAGAATTTTTAGTTATTAATGTCTCTTTCCGACCGGAAACATTCTGGAATAGTGTTGTTGATGGCGTACTCTGGCCGTGGCTGTTCCTGCTGATGCGTAAAATTCGTCGTCAGTTTACTGTGCAATAAGGTGATTCATGACTCAGCTTTATCTGGCTTCCGCTTCTCCCCGCCGTCGCGAACTGCTCACGCAGCTCGATATTCCTTTTTCTGTACTGAATGTCGCGGTGGAAGAACAGCGGTTACCGGAAGAAGCGGCGGAAGTTTATGTCCGACGTCTGGCGCATGAGAAAGCGGCTGCGGGTGTCGTGGCGGCACCGTCTGATTTACCGGTTCTGGGTGCAGACACCATTGTGGTACTGAACGGTCAGGTATTGGAAAAACCACAGAATGAAGCTCATGCGGCAGAAATGCTGAGTCAGCTGTCCGGAAAACCACATCAGGTGATGACGGCCGTTGCGCTGGCAGATAAAGATGATGTCTTGAGCTGTCTGGTGACAACCGATGTCGTCTTCCGTCCGCTTTCGCAGCAGGATATCGAACGGTATATCGCCAGCGGCGAACCGATGGATAAAGCTGGGGCCTACGGTATTCAGGGCAAAGGTGGATGCTTTGTCCGGTCGCTTAATGGGAGCTATTACGCGGTGGTTGGGCTGCCGCTGGTAGAAACCCATGAGCTATTCAGTAATTTTGCTGCGTTGCGGCGTGCAAGAGGAAAACATGACTGCTGAGTTACTGGTAAACGTTACACCGTCAGAAACGCGCGTTGCCTATATCGACGGCGGCATTCTGCAAGAAATTCATATCGAACGCGATGCGAAGCGCGGCATTGTCGGCAACATTTATAAAGGCCGCGTGAGTCGCGTCCTGCCGGGCATGCAGGCGGCGTTTGTGGACATCGGTCTGGATAAAGCGGCATTCCTGCACGCGTCCGATATTATGCCGCACACCGAATGCGTTGCCGGTGACGAACAGAAGAATTTTCATGTCCGTGATATCGCCGAACTGGTACGTCAGGGTCAGGATCTCATGGTGCAGGTGGTCAAAGACCCACTGGGAACCAAAGGCGCACGTCTGACGACTGATATCACGTTGCCGTCGCGCTATCTGGTGTTTATGCCTGGGGCATCGCACGTCGGTGTGTCACAGCGGATTGAGAGCGAAGCGGAACGCGAGCGCTTAAAGAAAACGGTTGCAGAGTATTGTGATGATGACGGTGGTTTCATCATTCGTACCGCAGCGGAAGGCGTCGGTGAAGAAGAGCTTTCACAGGATGCAGCGTTCCTGAAGCGTCTGTGGGTCAAGGTGATGGAGCGTAAAAAGCGCAACCAGACCAAATGTAAGCTCTACGGTGAGGTGGCACTCGCCCGGCGGATTTTGCGTGATTTTGCTGGTGCTGCGCTGGATCGCATTCGGATTGATTCCCGACTGACGTATGAAGCGCTGCTGGAATTTACCGCCGAATACATTCCAGAGATGACCCGCAAACTTGAACACTATGCGGGTAAACAGCCGATTTTCGACCTGTTTGACGTGGAAAATGAGATCCAGCGTTCGCTGGACAGAAAGGTTGAACTGAAGTCTGGCGGCTATTTGATCATCGATCAGACCGAAGCGATGACGACCGTCGACATCAACACGGGGGCATTCGTCGGCCACCGCAATCTGGATGAAACTATTTTCAATACCAACACGGAAGCGACGCAGGCGATTGCACGACAACTGCGCCTGCGTAACCTCGGCGGCATCATCATTATCGACTTCATCGATATGAATAACGAAGATCACCGCCGGCGGGTGCTGCATTCACTGGAGCAGGCGCTGAGTAAAGATCGGGTTAAAACCAGTATTAGCGGCTTCTCTCAACTAGGATTAGTGGAGATGACGCGCAAACGCACGCGTGAGAGTATCGAACACGTGCTGTGTCATGAATGCCCGACGTGTAATGGTCGTGGCACGGTGAAGACGGTAGAAAGCGTCTGCTATGAAATCATGCGTGAAATCGTGCGTGTCCACCACGCTTATGACACCGATCGATTCCTGGTCTATGCCTCACCGGCTGTCGGGGAAGCGCTGAGAAGTGAGGAGTCGCACGCGTTAGCTGAGGTTGAAATATTCGTCGGCAAACAGGTCAAAGTGCAAATCGAACCCCTGTATAGCCAGGAGCAGTTTGACGTTGTAATGATGTAAATTCGTGCGCTCGTCGTCGGCGACGAAAGAAGGAGAAATTAGTGAGGCGACTGCCCGGAATACTCATCATCACGGGTGCCACTCTTGTCGTGATGGTAGCGCTGTTAGTCAGCGGCTTAAGACTGGTGCTGCCACAGCTCGATCATTTCCGGCCACAGCTGGTGGCCTTGGTACAGTCTGCGGTCGGTGTTCCGTTAGAAATCGGCTCCATGACGGGGCGCTGGGAGTCCTTTGGCCCCACGCTGGAAATTGAAAAACTTCGCACGTCCCTACCGGAATCGGACTGGCAGGTTGACCGCATTACGCTGGCGTTGGATGTGTGGCAGTCGCTGTTGCACGGGCGCTGGCAGTTTCGCGATCTCACGTTTCACCAGTTAAAGCTCGATATTAATAGCCAATTTACCGGGCAGCAGCAGGATAGCAAACTGATGGAGTCAGGAAAGGTCAGCGATCTTTTCCTGCGCCAGTTTGACCACTTTGACCTGCGTGATAGCCACGTTACCTTTCTTACCCCTTCCGGTTCCCGCGCGGAGCTGAGCATTCCCCAACTGACCTGGCTGAATTCCGAAAAACGCCATCGTGCGGAAGGTTTAATTAGCTTGTCGAGTTTTAACGGCCAGCACGGCGTGGTGCAGATGCGTATGGATTTGCGCGATGAGCAGGGGCTGCTCAGCAACGGCACGTTCTATCTGAAGGCTGATAATATCGATATGAAGCCTTGGCTCAGCCGCTGGATGAAAAACAACACCGGGCTGGAAAGTGCTGATTTTAGTCTGGCGGCGTGGCTCAATGTTCGTGATGGCGACATCCACAGTGGCGATGTGCTCCTTAATCAGGGTACAGCGAGTTGGGGTGAAGGAAATGATGCACATCGTCTGAATGTGGACGACGTGGCGTTACATATCAGCCGTCAGGAAAATGGCTGGCAGGTGGATGTGCCAGAATTGAATGTGGCAACGGATGGCGTCGACTGGCCACAAGGTCGGCTGTCCGCCCTCTGGCTACCCAAAAATGAACATATGCTGGGACCCGATCGGCAGGAAGAGCTGCGCGTTCGAGCCAGTAATTTGGCGCTAGAACGACTAAGTACGCTGTTTCCGCTGTTGTCTGGGGCTACGCCTGCCTTGAAAGAACGCTGGGCTGAGCTGCAACCGACGGGCACGCTGGATACCGTTGCCGTGGATATCCCTTTACAGCAGCCGGAAAGAAGCCGCTTTCAGGCCAACTGGCAGGATGTGAGCTGGAAGCAGTGGAAATTGCTGCCGGGGGTTAATCATTTCTCTGGTTCTGCCCGCGGCAGTGCCGAACGCGGTCAGGTCAGCATCGCGTTAAAGCAGAGCACGCTGCCCTATGTCGATATGTTCCGCGCGCCGCTGGAAATCAAGCAGGCCAGCGGCACGATAGACTGGCGTAATGATGCGCAAGGCCTGTCGCTTTGGAGTCATGGGCTGGACGTGCAGGCGAAATCGCTATGGGCTAACGGTGATTTCCGCTATGAACAGCCCGCCAAGCAGGAACCGAAGCTGGATATTCTGGCGGGGATTCGACTGACCGACGCGGCTGATGCCTGGCGCTATTATCCCGAACTGTTTATGGGCACCGAGCTGGTGGACTATCTGAGCGGTGCGCTGAAGGGCGGTCGTGTTGATAACGCGACGCTGATCTTTGCTGGCAATCCGCGGCATTTCCCGTATACGCACAACGAAGGCCAGTTTGAAGTCTGGGTGCCAGTAAAAGATGCCACCTTTGAGTTTCAGCCGGGCTGGCCTGCGCTGACGCCGCTGGATATTAACCTGGATTTCGCCAATAACGGCCTGTGGATGTTTGCGCCCCAAACCTGGCTGGGCAAAGTGGAAGGCAAAAACATTAGTGCGGTCATTCCCGATTATGAAAAAGAGATGCTGCTCGTCGATGGCGAACTGGACGGTCCGGGGCCAGAGGTGGGGAACTACTTTCATCAGACGCCGCTGAAATCCTCGCTGGGCACGGCGCTGGACGAGCTGAAAATTGGCGGGCCGGTGAAAGGGACGCTGCATCTGGATATTCCGCTTGCCGGTGATGATGTCCGCGCCAGTGGCGACATTATGCTGAACAATAACAGCCTCTACATCAAGCCGCTGGATACCACGATTAAGAATCTCACCGGTAAATTCCGCTATGAAAACGGTAACTTACGCAGTGAAACTCTTCAAGCGAATTGGCTGAATCAGCCGATGGCGGTCAATTTCACGACGGAAGAACACGCGAAGGCTTTTCTGGTGAATGTTGGCTTGCAGGGCGACTGGCAGCCTGCGCTCTTGCCCGGTTTACCGGCATCGGCCAGCAAAGCCCTGTCCGGCACGGCAGGCTGGAAAAGTACGATTGCCGTCAACCTGCCGCATACTGGTAAAACAACTTATGATGTTGATGTACAGGCTGATTTAAATAAAGTAAGTAGTCACTTACCTAACCCGCTAAGTAAACCCGCTGGCGAGGGCCTGCCGCTGGAAGTGAAAGCCAGCGGTGACCTGAATGGTTTTGCCATGCAAGGGCGAGTGGGCAAAGATAACCGTTTCAATAGCCAATGGCTGCTGAAAGGCGACACCGTGACGCTGGCGCGGGCAAGCTGGCAGAACGGGGCTACGGCGGCGCCTGCATTGCCAGAAGATTCCGCTCTGGTGCTCGATCTCCCGCCGCTGGATGCTGAAAGCTGGCTGGGGCTTCTGCCTTCGCTGCGTGCTTCGACACCAGCCGAAGGGAAAAAGGCGCATAGTTCTCTTCGTTTTCCTGAAGCCGTGACGCTGCGGACACCTGAGCTACAGTTGCTGGGGCAGCAGTGGCACGATCTGGACATCACGCGTAAAAATACGCTTTCTGGCAGTGAAGTGCAGGTAAAAGGGCGCGAAATTGACGGAATGGTTGAGATACCCAATCGCGGCATGTGGCGCAGCGACATCAATTATCTCTACTACAATCCTCAGTGGAAAGGGAATGAAGCGACCAACCCGGTGGCATTAGCAGAGAAAAAATCGCCGCTAAACGACCCGAGCATCAGCTTTGAGGACTGGCCGTCGCTGGCGGTTAACTGTCGCCAGTGCTGGATTCTCGGGCAGAATATGGGTCGTATTCAGGGAACGCTGCTGCCAGAAAAGGAAAAATTAACGCTGGCAGACGGTATGATTGATACAGGCAAAGCTCGCCTGACGGTAAACGGTTCCTGGCAGGAAAACGCAGAAGGCGTGCGGACGGCGTTAAAAGGCCGTCTGACAGGTGATAGCTTGGAGCAGAACGCTAACTGGTTTGGCGTTGATTCACCGCTGAAAGCTGGTTCTTTCGATGTGGACTACGATCTGTACTGGCGCGGTACGCCTTGGGCACCGGATATTGCCAGCCTGAGCGGAATATTGCACACGCGCATCGGTAAAGGTGAAATTGCTGAAGTGGGTGCAGGTCAGGCTGGTCAATTGCTGCGTTTATTGAGCTTTGATGCGCTGATGCGTAAGCTGCGGTTCGATTTTAGTGATACGTTTGGCCGCGGATTTTACTTCGACTCGATTCGCAACACGGCATGGATTAAAGACGGCGTGTTGCATACTGATGATATGTTGGTCGACGGTTTGGAGGCCGATATCGCGATAAAAGGCGATCTCGATCTCGCTAAGCGACAGGTCAATATGGAAGCGGTTATCGCCCCAGAAATTTCCGCGACGGTGGGGGTGGCGACCGCATTTGCCGTTAACCCGGTTGTTGGGGCCGCGGTGTTTGCTGCCAGTAAAGTGCTGGCACCGCTATGGAACAAGATTTCGCTGATTCGCTACCAGATTTCCGGTAGCCTCGATCAGCCAAAGATTCAGGAAGTGCTGCGTGAGCCGAACAAGAAGAAAGGCGAATAATGCCGTTAGGGCAGCGCAGCGTACTCAGCCGATTATCTGATAAAGAGTGAAAAACTATGAGCCTTTCGTTTGTCAGTGAGCAGTTACTCACCGCCAACAAATTGAATCTTGACGATCTCGCCGCTGTGCTGGGGTCGCTTAATGAGCGTCGACTGGACTATGCCGATCTCTATTTCCAGTCCAGCTACCATGAGTCCTGGGTACTGGAAGATCGCATCATTAAAGACGGTTCTTACAATATCGATCAGGGCGTGGGTATCCGTGCGATTGACGGTGAAAAGACCGGGTTTGCTTATGCCGATCAGATCACGCTGAACGCATTGCACCAGAGTGCGCAGGCAGCACGCAGCATTGTGCGGGAACAGGGTACAGGCACGGCGCACACGTTGGGAGCGGTATCGCATCATGCGCTCTATCCAACGTTGAACCCGCTGGATAGCCTGACGCGTGAGGACAAAATTGCGCTGTTGCAGCGTGCTGACACGGTCGCGCGTGCCGCAGATGCGCGCGTGCAGGAAGTTTCAGCCAGCCTGACCGGTGTGTATGAGCTGGTGCTGGTGGCGGCGACGGACGGTACGCTGGCGGCGGATGTGCGACCGTTAGTGCGTTTGTCGATCAGCGTGTTGGTCGAAGCCGAGGGCAAACGTGAACGCGGCTCCAGCGGCGGCGGCCTGCGTGGCGGCTATGACTATTTCTGGGAAGTGGCTGACGGCGAAGCGCGCGTCGATGCCTGGGCAAAAGAAGCCGTGCGTATGGCGCTGGTTAACCTGTCGGCGGTGGCTGCACCTGCGGGGCCAATGCCTGTAGTGCTGGGTGCTGGCTGGCCGGGCGTGTTGCTGCATGAAGCGGTAGGACACGGTCTGGAAGGCGATTTTAACCGTCGCGGTACGTCAGTATTCAGCGGGCAGATGGGGAAACTCGTTGCGTCAGAGCTGTGCACGGTGGTGGATGACGGCACGCTGACCGGACGTCGCGGTTCAGTTTCGATGGACGATGAAGGGGTTCCGGGGCAATACAATGTCCTGATCGAAAACGGGATTCTGAAAGGCTATATGCAGGACAAGATGAATGCTCGTCTGATGGGCGTTGCGCCAACGGGCAACGGTCGCCGCGAATCTTATGCGCACCTGCCGATGCCGCGTATGACGAACACCTACATGCTGGCTGGGAAATCCACGCCGGAAGAGATTATCTCCAGCGTTGAATACGGTCTGTATGCGCCAAACTTTGGCGGCGGTCAGGTCGATATCACCTCTGGCAAGTTCGTCTTCTCGACATCCGAAGCATACCTGATCGAAAAAGGCCGTATCACTACGCCAGTCAAAGGCGCAACGCTGATTGGTTCCGGCATTGAAGCGATGCAGCAGATCTCGATGGTCGGTAACGATCTGGCGCTGGATAACGGCGTCGGCGTGTGCGGAAAAGAAGGGC
This region includes:
- the yhdP gene encoding AsmA2 domain-containing protein YhdP; amino-acid sequence: MRRLPGILIITGATLVVMVALLVSGLRLVLPQLDHFRPQLVALVQSAVGVPLEIGSMTGRWESFGPTLEIEKLRTSLPESDWQVDRITLALDVWQSLLHGRWQFRDLTFHQLKLDINSQFTGQQQDSKLMESGKVSDLFLRQFDHFDLRDSHVTFLTPSGSRAELSIPQLTWLNSEKRHRAEGLISLSSFNGQHGVVQMRMDLRDEQGLLSNGTFYLKADNIDMKPWLSRWMKNNTGLESADFSLAAWLNVRDGDIHSGDVLLNQGTASWGEGNDAHRLNVDDVALHISRQENGWQVDVPELNVATDGVDWPQGRLSALWLPKNEHMLGPDRQEELRVRASNLALERLSTLFPLLSGATPALKERWAELQPTGTLDTVAVDIPLQQPERSRFQANWQDVSWKQWKLLPGVNHFSGSARGSAERGQVSIALKQSTLPYVDMFRAPLEIKQASGTIDWRNDAQGLSLWSHGLDVQAKSLWANGDFRYEQPAKQEPKLDILAGIRLTDAADAWRYYPELFMGTELVDYLSGALKGGRVDNATLIFAGNPRHFPYTHNEGQFEVWVPVKDATFEFQPGWPALTPLDINLDFANNGLWMFAPQTWLGKVEGKNISAVIPDYEKEMLLVDGELDGPGPEVGNYFHQTPLKSSLGTALDELKIGGPVKGTLHLDIPLAGDDVRASGDIMLNNNSLYIKPLDTTIKNLTGKFRYENGNLRSETLQANWLNQPMAVNFTTEEHAKAFLVNVGLQGDWQPALLPGLPASASKALSGTAGWKSTIAVNLPHTGKTTYDVDVQADLNKVSSHLPNPLSKPAGEGLPLEVKASGDLNGFAMQGRVGKDNRFNSQWLLKGDTVTLARASWQNGATAAPALPEDSALVLDLPPLDAESWLGLLPSLRASTPAEGKKAHSSLRFPEAVTLRTPELQLLGQQWHDLDITRKNTLSGSEVQVKGREIDGMVEIPNRGMWRSDINYLYYNPQWKGNEATNPVALAEKKSPLNDPSISFEDWPSLAVNCRQCWILGQNMGRIQGTLLPEKEKLTLADGMIDTGKARLTVNGSWQENAEGVRTALKGRLTGDSLEQNANWFGVDSPLKAGSFDVDYDLYWRGTPWAPDIASLSGILHTRIGKGEIAEVGAGQAGQLLRLLSFDALMRKLRFDFSDTFGRGFYFDSIRNTAWIKDGVLHTDDMLVDGLEADIAIKGDLDLAKRQVNMEAVIAPEISATVGVATAFAVNPVVGAAVFAASKVLAPLWNKISLIRYQISGSLDQPKIQEVLREPNKKKGE
- the tldD gene encoding metalloprotease TldD; the encoded protein is MSLSFVSEQLLTANKLNLDDLAAVLGSLNERRLDYADLYFQSSYHESWVLEDRIIKDGSYNIDQGVGIRAIDGEKTGFAYADQITLNALHQSAQAARSIVREQGTGTAHTLGAVSHHALYPTLNPLDSLTREDKIALLQRADTVARAADARVQEVSASLTGVYELVLVAATDGTLAADVRPLVRLSISVLVEAEGKRERGSSGGGLRGGYDYFWEVADGEARVDAWAKEAVRMALVNLSAVAAPAGPMPVVLGAGWPGVLLHEAVGHGLEGDFNRRGTSVFSGQMGKLVASELCTVVDDGTLTGRRGSVSMDDEGVPGQYNVLIENGILKGYMQDKMNARLMGVAPTGNGRRESYAHLPMPRMTNTYMLAGKSTPEEIISSVEYGLYAPNFGGGQVDITSGKFVFSTSEAYLIEKGRITTPVKGATLIGSGIEAMQQISMVGNDLALDNGVGVCGKEGQSLPVGVGQPTLKLESLTVGGTA